In Acidianus brierleyi, one genomic interval encodes:
- the cas7b gene encoding type I-B CRISPR-associated protein Cas7/Csh2 → MSKNDSNLTTNSEYLIIYEVKNANPNGDPDDENRPRMDPKTKINYVSDVRLKRFFRDYIIAKYGTDYIWVTKLDGKNVDATKRLEVIGKDPSSVLTKCIDARLFGATIPKKGGEGKGESYAFTGPLQLSWGYSLHKVDLMDTRSITSLFSGRETGSGNIGKDYRVYYSLIAFYGVFSWRRSKETKVTQNDLKVFDNYLWQAILEESVTRSKIGHYPLLYLRLEHKDSDTLLGDLRRFLKVEQKTENVRGLQDLKIDLKELSEKIKGLGSIYLRCADELSEECKSLNELKPVILPHKDVKFP, encoded by the coding sequence ATGTCAAAGAATGATTCGAACTTAACCACGAATTCAGAATACCTTATAATTTATGAAGTAAAGAACGCTAATCCTAATGGAGATCCAGATGATGAGAATAGACCTAGAATGGATCCTAAGACTAAAATAAATTATGTTTCCGATGTTAGGTTAAAACGATTCTTTAGAGATTACATAATAGCAAAATATGGAACCGATTATATTTGGGTAACTAAACTAGATGGAAAAAACGTTGATGCTACTAAAAGGTTAGAAGTCATAGGAAAAGATCCATCATCAGTTTTAACTAAGTGCATAGATGCCAGACTTTTTGGTGCTACTATACCTAAAAAAGGCGGCGAAGGTAAGGGAGAATCCTATGCTTTTACAGGTCCACTGCAATTATCGTGGGGTTATTCTCTACATAAGGTAGATTTAATGGATACAAGATCTATAACATCGCTTTTCTCTGGGAGAGAGACAGGATCAGGAAATATAGGCAAGGATTATAGGGTATACTATTCACTTATAGCCTTTTACGGTGTTTTCAGTTGGAGGAGAAGTAAAGAGACTAAGGTCACTCAAAACGATCTGAAAGTTTTTGATAACTATTTATGGCAGGCTATATTGGAGGAAAGCGTAACTAGGAGTAAGATAGGACATTATCCATTACTTTATTTAAGATTAGAACACAAAGATTCTGATACACTTTTAGGTGATTTAAGGAGGTTTCTAAAAGTAGAACAAAAAACTGAGAACGTGAGAGGTTTGCAAGACCTGAAAATCGATTTAAAAGAATTATCTGAGAAAATAAAAGGTCTCGGAAGTATTTACTTAAGATGTGCAGATGAGCTCTCAGAGGAATGTAAATCTTTAAATGAATTAAAACCTGTTATATTGCCGCATAAAGACGTTAAATTCCCGTGA
- a CDS encoding RAMP superfamily CRISPR-associated protein, whose translation MHYLVKVKNETPLVINYSSGNYYRSLDYIPSSTIIGALKARKLAQDKIWGGEEKKEVEINLHVTDAYPSIRQEKYLNPSSLVTLYKKNESDAYFLDGVKTIIETYQGKKKWGEEIIRLKKGPRNRPSGLNKSNYTDREGE comes from the coding sequence ATGCATTACTTAGTTAAGGTAAAAAATGAAACTCCTTTAGTAATAAACTATTCATCAGGAAATTATTATAGATCTTTAGATTATATCCCTTCTTCAACAATTATTGGGGCCTTGAAGGCTAGAAAGTTAGCACAGGATAAGATATGGGGAGGAGAGGAGAAAAAAGAAGTCGAAATAAACTTGCATGTAACTGACGCTTATCCATCAATTCGTCAAGAAAAGTATCTTAATCCATCATCATTAGTTACATTATATAAGAAAAACGAATCTGACGCTTATTTCTTAGACGGTGTAAAAACAATTATTGAGACTTATCAAGGAAAGAAAAAGTGGGGAGAAGAAATAATAAGACTAAAGAAAGGTCCTAGGAATAGACCAAGTGGACTTAACAAATCGAATTATACGGATAGGGAAGGTGAGTAA
- a CDS encoding TM1802 family CRISPR-associated protein, protein MFHSLLRIGELQIGKTEGSVTLPIVAIDKKDATLGLVVFDNRSKSVYIKKEKLAEGDEEKYAHIGNAKAQKPQDRITTGNLEYILGYKKDSTKVRNNKFALKVIADKLSNSETGKLLNEVLSWYSPDVKVDNLDWDCDLYTVRIIDKNGKEIDIATLPDYRTSLVEGMTTVKGKCQFCGSDNVLPNPDYTGGSMLKIFIVDKKGFLSNFGDILESHTICPSCRHKLELGNNYVEQNLSVRIGKLNAYVIPDLPPKADVTFLQRFKTDQDGSYILEGLREIEKGERETLDIMEFEGVEVRLDLVFGQKQQNKFRLWRIIPEVGVPRLVHVMRLAGRGKAIVSATYDNKIDLKDVSFSTLYGILPVRELSKGIDPSVFLDFLEAILLGNKLDPNYVYNSFLSVIRCLRYDTCSNSLTRFSLEDLLLYQEIFIYVMRQLGIMGEDTLNMERTKVSNIDSYIGSLGIKGGLKGLFLLGVLTAYVGKEQHNKGDDKKAILNRIDYEGMDIDDIVTYANRLHESLRDYRQLNSTTESLFAEALESIKKNPNDLWDTAANVFHILLGYSYQTKQFIMHGEPQTKQPTANQEESAE, encoded by the coding sequence ATGTTTCATTCCTTACTAAGAATAGGTGAGTTGCAAATAGGGAAAACAGAGGGCTCAGTTACTTTACCAATAGTAGCAATAGATAAAAAAGATGCTACGCTTGGCTTAGTTGTTTTTGATAATAGATCAAAAAGTGTATATATAAAGAAGGAAAAATTAGCTGAAGGAGATGAGGAAAAATATGCCCATATAGGTAATGCAAAAGCACAGAAACCTCAAGATAGGATTACTACTGGAAACCTAGAATATATCTTAGGATACAAAAAAGATAGCACGAAAGTAAGAAACAATAAATTCGCTTTGAAGGTCATAGCAGATAAATTAAGTAACAGTGAAACTGGGAAACTTTTGAACGAAGTATTAAGCTGGTATTCACCAGATGTAAAAGTAGATAATTTAGATTGGGATTGTGACTTATATACTGTCAGAATAATAGATAAAAATGGTAAGGAAATAGATATAGCTACTCTCCCAGATTATAGAACCTCATTAGTAGAAGGTATGACTACTGTAAAGGGTAAATGTCAATTTTGCGGTTCAGATAATGTACTCCCTAATCCTGACTATACAGGCGGTTCTATGTTAAAAATATTTATAGTCGATAAAAAAGGATTTCTCTCAAATTTCGGCGATATTCTCGAGTCTCATACAATTTGCCCGTCCTGTAGACATAAATTAGAACTAGGTAATAATTATGTTGAACAAAATTTATCTGTTAGAATAGGCAAACTTAACGCTTATGTTATCCCAGACTTGCCACCTAAAGCAGATGTAACTTTTCTACAAAGGTTTAAGACAGACCAAGATGGTAGTTACATACTTGAAGGGTTAAGAGAAATAGAGAAGGGGGAAAGAGAAACGTTGGATATAATGGAGTTTGAAGGAGTGGAAGTTAGACTTGATCTAGTGTTCGGTCAGAAGCAACAAAATAAATTTAGACTTTGGAGAATAATACCAGAAGTTGGAGTACCTAGGCTAGTACACGTAATGAGATTAGCAGGTAGGGGAAAAGCGATAGTCTCTGCAACATATGATAATAAAATAGATCTCAAAGATGTGTCATTTTCTACGCTCTACGGTATTTTACCTGTTAGAGAACTGAGTAAAGGAATAGATCCAAGTGTATTCTTGGATTTCCTTGAAGCAATATTATTAGGAAATAAATTAGACCCAAACTACGTTTACAATTCATTTCTCTCTGTAATTAGATGCTTGCGATATGATACTTGTAGCAATAGTCTGACAAGATTCTCACTTGAAGACCTCCTACTATATCAAGAAATCTTTATATATGTTATGAGACAATTAGGTATCATGGGAGAAGATACATTAAATATGGAGAGAACAAAAGTGAGCAATATAGATAGTTATATTGGCAGTTTGGGAATTAAGGGGGGACTAAAGGGACTATTCTTACTAGGTGTATTAACTGCATATGTAGGAAAAGAACAACATAATAAGGGAGACGATAAGAAGGCTATTTTAAATAGAATCGACTACGAAGGTATGGACATTGATGACATCGTAACTTACGCCAATAGATTACATGAGTCATTAAGAGATTACAGACAATTAAATTCTACTACGGAATCCCTATTTGCTGAAGCATTAGAATCAATAAAGAAGAATCCTAATGATTTATGGGACACAGCCGCTAATGTGTTTCATATACTCTTAGGCTACTCTTATCAGACAAAACAGTTTATAATGCACGGCGAGCCTCAGACAAAACAACCTACAGCTAATCAAGAAGAAAGCGCAGAATAA
- a CDS encoding nucleotidyltransferase domain-containing protein: protein MVWGLEYIKYFENNWFKIAERVKEVAENLGKVDKVIVFGSVIKGKVTGSSDLDIEVFYDERLTDKEKIRRTLEILNIVDEEIVDINLQVLTKDDEDFFLNKFVDKYVEII from the coding sequence ATGGTGTGGGGATTAGAATATATTAAATATTTTGAAAATAATTGGTTCAAGATAGCTGAGAGAGTGAAAGAAGTAGCAGAAAATTTAGGAAAAGTTGATAAGGTAATAGTATTTGGCTCAGTCATTAAGGGTAAAGTTACTGGAAGTAGTGACTTAGATATAGAAGTATTTTATGATGAAAGACTTACTGATAAAGAGAAAATAAGGAGAACATTAGAAATACTGAATATAGTAGACGAGGAAATTGTTGATATAAATTTGCAAGTACTGACTAAAGATGATGAAGACTTCTTCTTAAATAAATTCGTTGATAAATATGTGGAAATCATTTAA
- the cas2 gene encoding CRISPR-associated endonuclease Cas2, producing MYVILVYDFDEKRVVKALNICRKYLTWIQRSVFEGELTEGNLYLLKNELKKIMKENDSVIIFKLEGKFMVNKEIMGKKISDNNIL from the coding sequence ATGTATGTTATTCTTGTTTACGATTTTGATGAGAAGAGGGTCGTGAAAGCACTTAATATTTGCAGAAAATATCTAACATGGATACAGAGATCGGTTTTTGAGGGAGAACTTACTGAAGGCAATTTATATTTATTAAAAAACGAGTTAAAGAAGATAATGAAGGAGAACGACTCTGTGATAATATTTAAATTGGAAGGAAAGTTCATGGTAAATAAAGAGATAATGGGCAAAAAAATTAGCGATAATAATATACTATAG
- the cas1b gene encoding type I-B CRISPR-associated endonuclease Cas1b, whose product MTTPGTLKRKNNTIALITKEGTKYVPVNQVKRLYVFSEVNINKRFLHFVSKYGIPVHFFSKQRRYIGSFLPRKTNLSGHVLVKQVETYLNTQKRLYLAKTFVEGSIRNMSLILRENGVDNSNVKAGLTKLKQANSVQEVMGVEGTARLEYYKGIDSILHGSFIKRTKRPPENWANSLMSLGNMMFYAEVLGEIYQTQLDPRIGYLHSTNLRKFSLNLDIADIFKPLIVDRLIIAMINKKEITEKDFEANGLKLSDDSLRKFVKKFDEKMETKVNVGKRRVTYSTIVRMEAYKVEKFVLSDEEYRPYVGR is encoded by the coding sequence ATAACTACTCCAGGCACATTGAAGAGGAAAAATAATACAATAGCTCTAATAACTAAAGAGGGTACTAAGTATGTTCCTGTAAATCAAGTAAAGCGTCTGTATGTTTTCAGTGAAGTGAATATTAATAAGAGATTTTTACATTTTGTTAGTAAGTACGGGATTCCTGTGCATTTCTTCTCTAAACAGAGGAGATATATAGGTTCTTTCTTGCCTAGGAAAACTAACCTATCAGGTCATGTTTTGGTAAAACAAGTCGAAACTTATTTAAATACACAAAAGAGACTATATTTGGCAAAGACGTTCGTAGAAGGATCAATAAGGAATATGAGTCTAATATTAAGGGAGAACGGTGTCGATAATTCAAATGTAAAAGCTGGACTTACTAAGCTAAAGCAAGCAAATAGTGTTCAAGAGGTGATGGGTGTAGAAGGTACAGCAAGATTAGAATATTATAAAGGTATAGATAGCATACTTCACGGCTCTTTCATAAAGAGAACTAAGAGACCTCCAGAGAACTGGGCAAACTCTTTGATGAGTTTAGGTAATATGATGTTCTATGCTGAAGTGCTTGGAGAAATATATCAAACGCAATTGGATCCTAGAATAGGTTATTTACATAGTACTAATCTGAGGAAGTTTTCTCTAAATCTCGATATTGCAGATATATTTAAACCGTTAATAGTAGATAGGCTAATAATTGCTATGATTAATAAGAAAGAAATTACGGAGAAGGATTTTGAGGCTAATGGATTAAAGTTAAGCGATGATAGTCTAAGAAAGTTTGTTAAAAAATTTGATGAAAAAATGGAAACTAAAGTTAACGTAGGAAAGAGAAGAGTGACTTACTCTACTATTGTCAGAATGGAAGCTTACAAGGTTGAAAAATTCGTCTTGAGTGATGAAGAGTATAGGCCTTATGTGGGAAGATGA
- the cas6 gene encoding CRISPR-associated endoribonuclease Cas6 has protein sequence MRIYIKARILEGYVPLHYNYYLQSFFYKSLPSKMREVLHDQGIEQGPRRFKMFTFSRLYGDFEKKEDKLFYKDYVYFAFSSALELPIKYLYESLKNDPTFVIGKAKFIVDKILVKDSLVELNDYDIFYTLSPVVATKKMENESKFYFPHQLEFNYLLQLNAKRKVLALTGKTLKSDLNIRVERWRRIVVKYKRGNIEGVIGKFKLKGPLTVLKIIYEAGLGAKNSQGFGMLEFEGTSIRNILGE, from the coding sequence ATGAGGATCTATATTAAAGCCCGTATTTTAGAAGGTTACGTTCCGCTTCATTATAACTATTATTTACAATCTTTCTTTTACAAAAGTTTACCTTCAAAAATGAGGGAGGTATTACACGATCAAGGAATAGAGCAAGGCCCTAGAAGGTTCAAGATGTTTACTTTTTCAAGGCTTTACGGTGATTTTGAAAAGAAAGAAGATAAATTATTCTATAAGGACTATGTTTACTTTGCTTTCTCCTCCGCTTTAGAGTTACCTATTAAATACCTCTATGAATCACTAAAGAACGATCCTACATTCGTTATAGGAAAAGCTAAATTTATAGTCGATAAGATTTTAGTTAAAGATTCATTAGTAGAATTAAATGATTATGATATATTTTACACTCTTTCTCCTGTAGTAGCTACTAAGAAAATGGAAAACGAAAGTAAGTTTTACTTTCCTCACCAGTTAGAGTTCAATTATCTGCTTCAACTTAATGCAAAAAGGAAAGTTTTAGCATTAACAGGGAAGACATTAAAAAGCGATTTAAATATAAGAGTTGAAAGATGGAGAAGGATAGTTGTTAAATATAAAAGAGGTAACATAGAAGGAGTTATAGGAAAGTTTAAGTTAAAAGGCCCATTAACCGTTCTTAAAATAATATATGAGGCTGGATTAGGAGCAAAGAACAGTCAAGGTTTTGGTATGCTAGAATTTGAGGGAACGAGTATAAGAAATATACTTGGTGAATAA
- the crn1 gene encoding CRISPR-associated ring nuclease Crn1 produces the protein MAKLVSTLGTSPGGIFETYMNLREGNYEGDDVKPIDIKEVYVIRTSDKSVEFAWKLIKAIFSCCKREEVTISDIPLTMQDINSSEDFKKFRKEIFSRLNVGDYVDFTGGRKAMSVAAALAAREVKAHVITTIIPQNEYNRISEIIRGLKTMEDLVDRAGRGDCETIKESICKLVSPEAKTIMLI, from the coding sequence ATGGCAAAGTTAGTCTCTACATTAGGCACGTCGCCTGGCGGTATATTTGAAACATATATGAATTTAAGAGAAGGCAATTACGAAGGAGATGACGTTAAGCCCATAGATATTAAGGAAGTCTATGTTATAAGGACATCTGATAAGTCTGTTGAGTTTGCGTGGAAGCTAATTAAGGCAATATTTTCGTGTTGTAAAAGGGAAGAGGTTACAATTTCTGATATTCCTCTTACAATGCAGGATATTAATAGTTCTGAGGATTTTAAGAAATTTAGAAAAGAGATTTTCTCAAGGTTAAATGTAGGAGATTACGTTGATTTTACAGGAGGAAGAAAAGCTATGAGTGTGGCTGCAGCTTTGGCTGCTAGGGAAGTTAAAGCACACGTAATAACTACAATTATTCCTCAAAACGAATATAATAGGATCTCAGAGATTATAAGAGGGTTAAAAACTATGGAAGATCTAGTAGATAGAGCAGGGAGAGGAGACTGTGAGACAATAAAGGAATCAATATGTAAATTAGTCTCCCCCGAAGCTAAGACTATTATGCTTATTTAA
- the cas4 gene encoding CRISPR-associated protein Cas4, which translates to MSDKPLEPYKIADDVYVTGTLIWYLHICPREVWLMSRHIIPYQDNKRLEYGRAIHKIHSDETFLIMEGMRVDTYKKETGVVVEIKSSSKHLESAKAQLSYYLYRLREKGLNAVGVINVPEENIEETLENIDEGKVLEDIDNVKEIVKMEYPPKKVRIKFCRKCAYKDFCWPVGE; encoded by the coding sequence ATGTCTGACAAACCGTTAGAGCCTTATAAGATAGCGGATGATGTTTACGTAACGGGTACACTAATATGGTATCTTCATATTTGTCCTAGGGAAGTTTGGTTAATGAGCAGGCATATCATACCCTACCAAGATAATAAGAGACTTGAATACGGTAGAGCTATTCATAAGATACATTCTGATGAGACTTTTCTCATTATGGAAGGTATGAGAGTCGACACTTATAAGAAGGAAACAGGGGTAGTAGTTGAAATTAAAAGTTCATCAAAGCACTTAGAATCAGCCAAAGCTCAGTTGAGTTATTACCTTTACAGACTTAGAGAAAAGGGCTTAAATGCCGTAGGAGTTATTAATGTACCTGAAGAAAATATTGAGGAGACTCTAGAGAACATAGATGAGGGGAAAGTCTTAGAAGACATAGATAACGTTAAAGAAATAGTAAAGATGGAATATCCACCTAAAAAAGTTAGGATTAAGTTCTGTAGGAAATGCGCTTATAAGGATTTTTGTTGGCCAGTAGGGGAATGA
- the cas3 gene encoding CRISPR-associated helicase Cas3', which produces MSNLCISDLQRYCSHPDKQLKDHLREVGELAKQNAIESGRKDIADFAYIAGSLHDIGKYTKNFQIHLRGKKRVECSDHALVSSLIAYDEARTLISNRKDEFNDEISQQIYPLLTMIAVISHHGELKGLCTLKLTLQKKNEEIEIGDSCLFQQIDELKSKWDTIKSELTGTNLTLNTPSLNLLKEARKSIFNVENYLNNLVSNKNYTWKWYYEGLLLFSSLIDADKHSASNTQYLHVSSPLVDKLIDYANTLPKLGRVYQMRSQLFSFALNYSPRESILFLNSPTGSGKTISGSIIGLKHSKKRLIYSLPFINIIEQTYDVLSKVYGQDVLKYHHLTYPSNENEYTDMEKKLITAESWDSPIVVTTFEALVDTLFSPKNAYLKRLHNLANSFLILDEIQSMGIEELYIVKESLEEAVKQLNTNVLFMTATNPFWQGVRPVTATPNRYKVKVMLDDIVTPEKFVENINTQNDVMIEFNTIGSAEIGFNTLKQSLNKKIYYLSTRVIPKHRLKRVKDIAKKMGSGVVLVTTQLVEAGVDLDFTEAYRDLGPIDSIIQAAGRVNRNWLRDQGLLTVMRVKREGGLTDFAKIYGKLTEEITEETLRNFGKKEFNENDVDSLLNSYYSVLRQRFKPENSKKRNVILTNVTRLEFDKVKLKLIQEEPKYIVFIKYDDEAEKVYEELKAALKSQGFDKRAKVKKAMAKAENYIVKVWEQPSTLPIDENLEWYIVERDQVDEYYDNNTGFKNNNTNALIW; this is translated from the coding sequence ATGTCAAATCTATGCATCAGCGACTTGCAAAGATATTGTTCTCATCCAGATAAGCAATTAAAAGATCATCTAAGAGAAGTAGGCGAATTAGCTAAACAGAACGCTATTGAAAGCGGTAGAAAAGATATTGCAGACTTTGCGTATATTGCGGGCTCCTTACACGACATAGGTAAATATACGAAGAATTTTCAAATTCATCTTAGAGGTAAGAAGAGAGTAGAATGTTCTGATCATGCTTTAGTTTCTTCACTTATTGCTTACGATGAAGCCAGAACCTTAATTTCAAACCGCAAAGACGAGTTTAATGACGAGATTTCCCAACAAATTTATCCATTACTAACAATGATAGCCGTGATATCTCACCACGGAGAATTAAAAGGACTATGTACTCTTAAGCTCACTTTACAAAAGAAAAATGAAGAAATAGAAATAGGTGATAGTTGTCTTTTCCAACAAATAGACGAATTGAAGAGTAAATGGGACACTATTAAATCCGAGCTTACAGGAACAAATTTAACTCTAAATACACCTTCCTTAAATCTCTTAAAAGAAGCCCGAAAATCTATATTTAACGTGGAGAACTACTTGAATAATCTAGTATCAAACAAGAATTATACGTGGAAGTGGTATTATGAAGGATTATTACTCTTTTCTAGTCTCATTGACGCAGATAAACATAGTGCATCTAATACTCAATATTTACATGTATCTTCACCACTTGTAGATAAATTAATAGACTATGCAAATACATTGCCTAAGTTAGGCAGAGTATATCAAATGAGATCACAGCTATTTAGTTTTGCCTTAAATTACTCTCCTAGAGAGAGTATATTATTCCTAAACTCGCCTACTGGTAGTGGTAAAACAATCTCTGGTAGCATTATAGGATTAAAACATTCTAAGAAGAGGCTAATATATTCCTTACCCTTTATAAATATAATTGAACAAACTTATGACGTACTTTCAAAGGTTTATGGACAGGACGTTCTTAAATACCATCATCTGACATATCCATCAAATGAAAATGAGTACACTGATATGGAAAAGAAATTGATTACTGCAGAAAGTTGGGATTCTCCAATAGTAGTAACTACATTTGAGGCTTTAGTAGATACTTTATTTTCTCCTAAAAATGCTTACCTCAAGAGATTACATAACTTAGCTAACTCTTTTTTAATTCTTGATGAAATACAGTCAATGGGAATTGAAGAACTGTATATTGTGAAAGAATCATTGGAGGAAGCAGTAAAACAACTCAATACTAACGTCCTTTTCATGACTGCTACTAATCCGTTCTGGCAAGGTGTAAGACCAGTAACAGCTACTCCAAATAGATACAAAGTAAAAGTAATGCTTGATGACATTGTAACACCGGAAAAGTTTGTAGAAAATATAAATACTCAAAACGATGTTATGATTGAATTTAACACTATAGGTTCTGCTGAAATAGGTTTCAATACACTCAAACAATCATTAAACAAAAAAATATACTACCTATCGACCAGGGTAATCCCTAAACATAGGCTAAAGAGAGTTAAGGATATAGCAAAGAAAATGGGAAGCGGCGTAGTGTTAGTTACAACCCAACTTGTAGAGGCAGGAGTAGACTTAGACTTCACTGAAGCTTATAGAGATTTAGGACCAATAGATTCTATAATACAAGCAGCTGGAAGAGTCAACAGAAATTGGCTAAGAGATCAAGGATTATTAACTGTAATGCGTGTAAAGAGAGAGGGTGGATTAACAGACTTCGCAAAGATTTACGGTAAATTAACTGAAGAGATAACAGAAGAAACTTTACGAAATTTTGGTAAAAAAGAATTTAATGAAAATGATGTAGACTCACTGTTAAATTCTTATTACAGTGTATTAAGGCAGAGGTTTAAACCAGAAAACTCTAAGAAGAGAAACGTAATCTTAACTAATGTAACTCGATTGGAGTTCGACAAAGTAAAATTAAAGTTAATACAAGAAGAACCTAAATATATTGTTTTCATAAAATATGACGATGAAGCAGAAAAAGTATACGAAGAACTTAAAGCCGCTTTAAAATCACAGGGATTTGACAAAAGAGCTAAAGTAAAGAAGGCTATGGCTAAAGCTGAAAATTATATAGTAAAAGTATGGGAACAACCATCAACATTACCTATTGACGAAAACTTAGAATGGTACATTGTGGAAAGAGATCAAGTAGACGAGTATTATGATAATAATACAGGATTTAAAAACAATAATACAAATGCGCTAATATGGTAA
- the cas5 gene encoding CRISPR-associated protein Cas5 has product MEKILSIQIFSKLAHFRKVFSNSTSLSYYFPPRTTIMGIVAAAMGKDKDSYYDELDKFNYAVEALTPLKKLVFGESYLDTDSVNVQRFRGVSNRVPTTKEFISPSRGNFLGYDIYITYNKNIEEAFKRPKYPLTLGTAEMLAWIEKIEMLECQEENDFSDNEVYGVFPSSFSIETGSVITLEYSVPRRYENERMSGKLYDYFFSTNTSPVKVKTGKGNGIKCNEGKKNILFL; this is encoded by the coding sequence TTGGAAAAGATTTTATCAATACAAATTTTTAGTAAGCTAGCTCATTTTAGAAAGGTATTCTCTAATTCAACTTCTCTATCTTATTATTTTCCACCTAGAACTACGATAATGGGGATAGTAGCTGCCGCTATGGGTAAGGATAAAGATTCGTATTATGATGAATTAGATAAGTTTAACTATGCTGTTGAGGCGTTGACACCGCTGAAGAAATTAGTTTTTGGAGAGAGTTATCTTGATACTGATTCGGTTAATGTCCAGAGATTTAGAGGGGTAAGTAATAGAGTGCCTACTACAAAAGAATTTATATCTCCGTCAAGGGGAAACTTCTTAGGTTATGATATTTATATCACTTATAATAAGAATATAGAAGAGGCATTTAAGAGGCCGAAGTACCCATTAACTCTGGGAACAGCTGAAATGCTTGCCTGGATTGAAAAGATAGAAATGTTGGAATGTCAGGAAGAGAATGATTTTTCAGATAACGAGGTTTATGGAGTTTTTCCTAGCTCTTTTTCTATTGAAACAGGAAGCGTAATAACATTAGAGTATAGTGTCCCAAGAAGGTATGAGAATGAAAGGATGTCTGGGAAGCTATATGATTATTTCTTCTCTACCAATACTTCCCCAGTGAAAGTTAAAACGGGCAAAGGTAACGGTATAAAATGTAATGAGGGAAAGAAAAATATACTATTTTTATAG
- a CDS encoding RAMP superfamily CRISPR-associated protein codes for MKAYENTLKVNNLRGHINNASIDNYDVDLRAMLIEYDDKVYVIPGSSIRGLIRKNMKILNCNTSVLGSEFGEKSEMSKVIVGWGYITEKKKKKVRYGIKVDKEIGIVEKGALFSYEIIPSNIEIRFDITPLVELSKEERECLSKAMLLMKYSTIGWGGSKGIGIVEEVSVDDALLS; via the coding sequence ATGAAAGCCTATGAGAATACCTTGAAAGTTAATAACTTACGAGGGCATATTAACAACGCTAGTATAGATAATTATGATGTAGATTTAAGGGCTATGTTGATAGAATACGATGATAAGGTTTATGTAATTCCAGGTTCTAGTATAAGAGGACTTATAAGAAAAAATATGAAGATATTAAATTGCAATACCTCAGTATTAGGCTCTGAATTTGGAGAGAAAAGCGAGATGTCAAAGGTAATAGTAGGTTGGGGGTACATTACCGAAAAGAAAAAGAAGAAAGTGCGGTACGGGATAAAAGTGGATAAAGAAATAGGAATAGTAGAAAAGGGAGCCTTATTCTCTTATGAGATAATACCTTCAAATATAGAAATAAGGTTCGACATAACTCCCTTGGTTGAGCTATCAAAAGAGGAAAGAGAATGCTTAAGTAAGGCCATGCTGTTAATGAAATACTCAACAATAGGTTGGGGAGGAAGTAAAGGAATAGGAATAGTAGAGGAGGTGAGCGTAGATGATGCATTACTTAGTTAA
- a CDS encoding HEPN domain-containing protein gives MILCKRSLNYLKISKESFNDGLYDVSSTNCQISADLLIKSTYIFLGCSFPQTHNIRKLLSGLAELIPKN, from the coding sequence GTGATTTTATGCAAAAGATCTTTAAATTATCTAAAGATTTCGAAGGAATCCTTTAATGATGGACTGTATGACGTTTCTTCTACAAACTGTCAAATTTCTGCTGACCTTCTCATAAAATCAACTTATATCTTTCTAGGATGCTCCTTCCCTCAGACTCATAATATTAGAAAATTACTTTCTGGGCTAGCCGAGTTAATTCCGAAAAATTAA